One window of Rasiella rasia genomic DNA carries:
- a CDS encoding DUF5686 and carboxypeptidase regulatory-like domain-containing protein produces the protein MNRILLLLFFFSTLLTNAQIVGKVTDAKGEPLAFVNIYLQETYTGTTSNDDGNFELNISEIGEYQIVFQYLGFKTVTKRITVNSLPYILNCTMEEESVSLDTVVIDASEDPAYRIIRETIARRKINLDKISEYKADFYSRGVWRVEDLPEKIFGQEVGDLDGQLDSTRTGIIYLSETISEIAYQKPDDFRENIIASKVSGNDNGFSFNSARDANFSFYENTTDLNAAIVSPIAASALSYYNYKLDGVFYEGTKLINKIKVSPKRPKDRVWEGFIYIVEDDWQLYGVELSTTGQAIQVPMVTKLLFKQNFKYDPENDFWIKLSQTIDFGFSFFGFNGDGRFIAVYSNYDFTPKFSSKEFTNEVLTFEAEANKKDSLFWKGTRPVPLTDEELNDYIKKDSIQVLRKSETYLDSIDQKNNRFKILDPITGYSYANTHDKWRLSYNGPFPKINFNTVQGWNGGAGLSYFSWKDENQTNWFAANLNATYGIAEDRVRFTGSVVKNFNRTNRLRIGLYGGSAVTQFNAAQPISELINTVSTLFFERNYMKVYELNYVGGSYSQELFNGLRIATNLNYEERAPLFNNTDYVTIPNDDVSYTSNNPLAPNDFTNVGILEHSIFKSSITANITFGQKYMTYPDGKYNLGNDKYPSLSLRFENGLGSSIDDYNFSQISARLRQRITTGNKGEFSYNLKGGTFFNGDNISFVDYQHFNGNQTRIGTSSRYTNVFNLLPYYDLSTNKSYFEGHLEHDFRGWILGKIPGINQLNFNLVAGAHFLSIDGKKPYSEVSLGIDNLGWGKYRFLRLDYVKSYYNGGSDGAFIFGIKFLNFLD, from the coding sequence ATGAATCGAATTTTACTCCTGCTCTTTTTTTTCTCTACCCTACTAACAAATGCCCAAATTGTTGGTAAAGTGACAGATGCCAAGGGTGAGCCCTTAGCATTTGTAAATATATATTTACAAGAAACATATACCGGTACGACCTCTAACGACGATGGTAACTTTGAATTGAATATTTCGGAAATTGGTGAATACCAAATAGTATTTCAGTATTTAGGATTTAAAACTGTTACTAAGCGTATTACCGTTAACTCACTACCGTATATACTTAATTGTACCATGGAAGAAGAGTCTGTAAGTCTAGATACCGTAGTCATAGATGCTTCTGAAGATCCTGCGTACCGTATTATTCGAGAAACCATAGCACGACGCAAAATTAATCTTGATAAAATTTCAGAATACAAAGCAGATTTCTATTCGCGTGGAGTCTGGCGAGTAGAAGACCTTCCAGAAAAAATCTTCGGACAAGAAGTGGGCGATTTAGATGGGCAACTAGATTCTACTAGAACGGGTATTATTTACCTCTCTGAAACAATTAGCGAAATTGCTTATCAGAAACCAGACGATTTTAGAGAAAATATCATTGCTAGTAAAGTAAGTGGCAACGACAATGGATTCAGCTTTAATAGTGCTAGAGACGCTAACTTTTCGTTCTACGAAAACACAACAGACCTTAATGCAGCAATTGTCTCTCCTATTGCCGCAAGCGCGTTATCTTATTACAACTATAAACTAGACGGTGTTTTTTACGAAGGCACGAAGCTTATAAATAAAATTAAAGTGAGCCCTAAACGGCCTAAAGATAGAGTTTGGGAAGGTTTTATTTACATTGTTGAAGACGACTGGCAGCTCTATGGCGTTGAGTTATCTACAACTGGCCAAGCTATACAGGTTCCTATGGTTACCAAACTTCTATTTAAACAGAACTTTAAATATGACCCAGAGAATGATTTCTGGATTAAACTTTCTCAAACTATAGATTTTGGATTTAGCTTCTTTGGCTTTAATGGAGACGGAAGGTTTATTGCCGTGTATAGCAATTACGATTTTACCCCTAAATTTAGCAGTAAAGAGTTTACCAATGAAGTACTCACTTTTGAAGCTGAAGCCAATAAAAAGGATAGTTTATTCTGGAAAGGCACACGCCCAGTTCCGTTGACAGACGAAGAGCTAAATGACTACATCAAAAAAGATAGTATTCAAGTGCTTCGGAAATCTGAGACTTATCTAGATTCGATAGACCAAAAAAACAATCGTTTTAAAATTCTAGACCCAATAACTGGATATAGCTACGCAAATACGCATGACAAATGGCGCTTGAGCTATAATGGCCCCTTCCCAAAAATAAATTTTAATACCGTACAAGGTTGGAACGGAGGTGCAGGCCTCTCCTATTTCAGCTGGAAAGATGAAAATCAGACAAATTGGTTTGCTGCGAACTTAAATGCAACATACGGTATTGCAGAAGATAGAGTACGCTTTACTGGAAGCGTGGTTAAAAATTTTAACCGCACAAACAGGCTACGCATTGGTCTTTATGGAGGAAGCGCTGTGACGCAGTTTAATGCCGCTCAGCCTATTTCTGAATTAATAAACACAGTTTCTACACTATTTTTTGAACGGAATTACATGAAAGTATATGAACTTAATTATGTTGGAGGAAGCTATAGTCAGGAATTATTTAATGGGCTGCGAATCGCGACTAACTTAAATTATGAAGAACGTGCTCCCCTTTTTAATAATACAGACTACGTTACAATACCAAATGACGATGTTTCTTATACTTCAAACAACCCATTAGCTCCAAACGATTTTACTAATGTCGGTATTCTAGAGCATAGTATTTTTAAAAGTAGTATCACGGCCAACATCACTTTTGGACAAAAGTATATGACCTATCCCGATGGTAAGTATAACCTCGGAAATGATAAATATCCTTCCCTTTCGTTACGTTTTGAAAATGGCTTAGGAAGTTCTATAGACGACTATAATTTTAGTCAGATTAGCGCAAGATTAAGACAACGTATAACAACGGGTAATAAAGGAGAATTTTCATATAACCTAAAGGGAGGAACCTTCTTTAACGGCGACAATATTAGCTTTGTAGATTATCAACATTTTAACGGTAATCAAACTCGCATTGGGACGTCTTCAAGATACACCAATGTGTTTAACTTATTGCCTTACTACGATTTAAGCACCAATAAAAGTTACTTTGAAGGCCATTTAGAACATGACTTTAGAGGATGGATATTGGGGAAAATTCCTGGAATTAACCAGCTAAACTTTAATTTAGTTGCTGGCGCGCATTTTTTAAGTATTGACGGCAAAAAGCCATACTCAGAGGTTTCTTTAGGGATTGACAACTTAGGCTGGGGCAAGTATCGCTTCTTACGCTTAGATTATGTGAAATCGTATTACAATGGTGGTAGCGACGGCGCGTTTATCTTCGGAATCAAGTTCTTAAACTTTCTAGACTAG
- a CDS encoding protein-L-isoaspartate(D-aspartate) O-methyltransferase yields the protein MKDTFIHQGMRKKLVATLQKKGITNTEVLAAVNTIPRHLFMDSGFLDHAYVDKAFPIAADQTISQPYTVARQTELLNITSGATILEIGTGSGYQTAVLLEMGATVYSIERQNELFKKTKRFLPKLGYRPKKLIFGDGYKGHPEAAPYDGIIVTAGAPFVPKALLAQLKVGAKLVIPVGDDVQIMTVFTRTSATGFDKEEFGEFRFVPLLEDKN from the coding sequence ATGAAGGATACATTTATACATCAGGGAATGCGTAAAAAATTAGTGGCAACGCTTCAGAAAAAGGGCATCACTAATACTGAAGTACTTGCGGCGGTTAATACAATTCCTAGACATTTATTTATGGATTCAGGGTTTCTAGACCACGCCTATGTAGATAAAGCCTTCCCGATTGCTGCAGATCAGACTATTTCGCAACCATATACAGTTGCAAGACAGACCGAGCTACTAAATATTACATCTGGAGCAACTATTTTAGAAATTGGAACCGGCAGTGGGTACCAAACGGCTGTATTGTTAGAGATGGGAGCTACTGTATACTCTATAGAGCGCCAAAACGAGTTGTTTAAAAAAACTAAACGCTTTCTCCCTAAATTAGGCTACAGACCAAAGAAACTTATTTTTGGTGATGGTTATAAAGGGCACCCAGAAGCGGCACCCTATGACGGAATAATTGTAACAGCAGGAGCTCCATTTGTTCCAAAAGCATTGTTGGCGCAATTAAAGGTAGGAGCAAAGCTTGTAATACCTGTGGGTGATGATGTTCAGATTATGACGGTGTTTACAAGAACTTCGGCTACCGGATTTGATAAAGAAGAGTTTGGCGAATTTCGGTTTGTACCTTTACTAGAGGATAAAAACTAG
- a CDS encoding M1 family metallopeptidase: MKYFFLAFFLLSFSFGQSQNFTRADSLRGSITPERAWWDVQYYALDVNVNPEEKFIEGTNTITYTVLESQKVMQIDLQAPMKLEKVVQDNKELAGVSEGAAHFIQLKQKQKKGKEYKITLYFSGKPRAARNAPWDGGWSWKTDTNGKHFIATSNQGIGASIWWPNKDHAYDEPDNGARIVATVPKGLVAVANGRLKQTMEDLDANTYVWEVVNPINNYGININIGDYVNFNEKFEGLNGMLDMDYWVLRDNLEKAKFQFEQAPKMIRAFEYWFGPYPFYEDSFKLVEVPYLGMEHQSSVTYGNGYKNGYRGRDLSDTGWGLQFDFIIVHEGGHEWFANNITHIDVADMWIHEGFTAYAESLYLDYHFGTDAAGEYTIGTRRMIQNDKPLIGVYNVQNEGSSDMYYKGANILHTLRQWVNDDKKWRSILKGLNAEFYHKTVTSKQVENYIAQKANLDLTAFWQQYLRTIQIPKLEYKLDDATLTYRYVESVNGFNMPVIMLIDGKEEWITPTTEWQSKTFSNMIQEAKLKTDFFIKSVQL; encoded by the coding sequence ATGAAATACTTTTTTCTAGCTTTTTTTCTACTCAGTTTTAGCTTTGGGCAATCGCAAAATTTTACGCGTGCAGACTCGCTTAGAGGTAGTATAACCCCAGAACGAGCATGGTGGGATGTTCAATATTATGCGTTAGATGTAAATGTAAACCCAGAAGAAAAGTTTATTGAAGGCACCAATACCATCACCTACACAGTACTGGAAAGCCAGAAAGTGATGCAAATAGATTTACAAGCGCCAATGAAACTTGAAAAAGTAGTACAAGATAACAAGGAGCTAGCTGGTGTTTCTGAAGGTGCTGCACATTTTATTCAACTTAAACAGAAACAGAAAAAAGGAAAGGAATACAAAATCACGCTCTATTTTTCTGGAAAACCGAGAGCAGCTAGAAATGCACCGTGGGATGGTGGTTGGTCATGGAAAACAGACACCAATGGAAAGCATTTTATTGCTACCAGTAATCAAGGTATTGGTGCTAGTATATGGTGGCCCAATAAAGACCATGCCTACGACGAACCAGATAACGGTGCACGCATTGTAGCAACGGTTCCTAAAGGGTTAGTGGCGGTTGCCAATGGCCGTTTAAAACAAACCATGGAAGACCTAGATGCAAACACCTACGTTTGGGAAGTTGTAAATCCAATTAATAATTACGGCATTAACATCAACATTGGAGACTACGTTAACTTTAATGAGAAGTTTGAAGGTCTTAACGGAATGCTCGATATGGATTATTGGGTGCTTCGAGATAATTTAGAAAAGGCGAAATTTCAATTCGAGCAGGCCCCTAAGATGATTCGCGCTTTTGAGTATTGGTTTGGCCCGTATCCATTTTATGAAGACAGCTTTAAATTAGTTGAAGTACCTTATCTAGGTATGGAACACCAAAGTAGTGTTACCTACGGAAATGGTTATAAAAATGGGTATCGCGGGCGTGACTTAAGTGACACGGGCTGGGGCTTGCAATTCGATTTTATTATTGTTCATGAAGGTGGACACGAATGGTTTGCAAACAACATTACTCATATAGATGTGGCAGACATGTGGATTCATGAAGGCTTTACTGCGTATGCCGAAAGTTTATATCTCGACTATCATTTTGGTACCGATGCTGCAGGTGAATATACAATAGGTACCAGACGGATGATTCAAAACGACAAACCGCTAATTGGTGTGTATAATGTACAGAATGAAGGTAGTAGCGACATGTATTATAAAGGCGCTAATATTTTACATACTTTGCGTCAATGGGTTAATGACGATAAAAAGTGGCGTAGCATTTTAAAAGGACTCAATGCAGAGTTTTATCATAAAACAGTGACGTCTAAGCAGGTAGAGAATTATATCGCCCAGAAAGCCAATCTCGATTTAACAGCCTTTTGGCAGCAGTACCTGCGCACTATTCAAATTCCAAAACTTGAATACAAGCTAGACGACGCAACGTTGACGTATCGTTATGTAGAAAGTGTAAACGGATTTAACATGCCAGTTATCATGCTTATAGATGGTAAAGAAGAATGGATTACTCCCACTACAGAATGGCAAAGCAAAACATTTTCGAACATGATTCAAGAAGCAAAATTAAAAACAGACTTCTTTATCAAATCGGTTCAGTTATAA